Below is a genomic region from Desulfobacter sp..
TTGCATCAAAGAGACCATGACCCGCCTCAGCCCGATTCCCTGGTCCCTGACCGTCAGGTTCATTTCATATGATTTTTTAAGATAATTGGACGGCAGACTGATATCTGCCTGGGGAGCCTTTCCTTCATACTTGTAGAATAACACCCATGCAAGGGGGACCATTACGGCCAGAAACACCAAAACAAAAACTGCTTTTTTCATCAAATAGACCTATTTATTCAAGAGGTTAGAATACTGCAAAAACAAAATCAACATAAAATACCAGCAAAACCCGGACATATCAAGGAATTTTACCCTTCCAGGGAAAACCGGGTCAAAGGATTTCCCATCCCTGTCTTTTTCCATCCAGGCCAATCTATGAAATTTTTATCTGAGGCCATGGTTTAGATTCTTGACTTTTACCCGCCATAACTATAGTTTTACCCCAACATGTCATCATTTTAAGGATATCTCAAATGACCAATTTCTTTTTTAAATTAACCCAGCCCAAACCTTCAGTTTTTTTTCTGATTGCAGGTCCCTGTGTGATTGAAGATTACGATACCAGTTTTAATATTGCCGCCCACCTCAAAGACCTAACCCAGGCGCTGGGAATTCCCTTTATTTTTAAAGCCTCGTTTGATAAAGCCAACCGGACATCTATCCATTCCTTTCGAGGCCCGGGATTTGACAAAGGGCTTGAGATTTTAAAACAGATAAAAACACGATTGAATGTTCCGGTTATCTCAGATATTCATCTGCCGGATCAGGCTGAAAAAGCAGCCCAGGTGCTTGATGTGATCCAGATTCCGGCATTTTTATGCCGGCAGACAGATTTAATTGTTGCCGCCTGTGGTACAGGTAAACCTGTGTCCATTAAAAAGGGTCAGTTTTTATCCCCTTTTGAATGTAAAAACATCATTGCCAAAGCCAAGTCCACTGGTAACCATGATCTGGCCATTACAGAACGGGGCTCAAGTTTTGGGTACAATAACCTTGTGGTGGATTTCAGATCCATTCACATACTCAGTGAAATGGGACTTCCCGTTATTTTTGACGCCACCCACAGTGTTCAGCTGCCCGGCGGCGGCGGGAATGCCTCGGCAGGAGAAAGGCAATTTGTTCCGACCCTTTCCAAGGCAGCCATTGCCGCAGGCGCCCACGGACTTTTTATGGAAACCCATCCAGACCCTGACAAGGCCCTTTGTGACGGACCCAACTCCATGCCCTTGGATGAAATGAAGCCTTTATTGACCACCCTGGCAGCCATTAAACGCGTTGTAAACTAAAATAATCATGAAGAAAAAACTTAAACGTATCTACCTTTTACTGCTGGATGTGGACGGGGTTTTGACCGACGGAAACATTACTTACACAGATTCCGGCGAGCAGATTAAAACCTTTAATTCCAAAGAC
It encodes:
- the kdsA gene encoding 3-deoxy-8-phosphooctulonate synthase; the protein is MTNFFFKLTQPKPSVFFLIAGPCVIEDYDTSFNIAAHLKDLTQALGIPFIFKASFDKANRTSIHSFRGPGFDKGLEILKQIKTRLNVPVISDIHLPDQAEKAAQVLDVIQIPAFLCRQTDLIVAACGTGKPVSIKKGQFLSPFECKNIIAKAKSTGNHDLAITERGSSFGYNNLVVDFRSIHILSEMGLPVIFDATHSVQLPGGGGNASAGERQFVPTLSKAAIAAGAHGLFMETHPDPDKALCDGPNSMPLDEMKPLLTTLAAIKRVVN